In Bacteroidota bacterium, a genomic segment contains:
- a CDS encoding OmpA family protein yields MIIGMVVPSEAFAQKKRTQIADQAFTDQHYFTALDRYKKAFSKVKKDKSEKSRIAFQIAECYRFINDSKKAEAAYQRAIRLKYQRKEPLTYLYLADAMKANGKYEDAIVEYNNYTEKVPEDPRGQQGATSCRLAMSWDTIPSKYKVEPIPKINTKADDFSPCFADKFYSSIIFTSTRDGSTGKEFDEWTGQKFSDLWYTKVDKKNTWSAPVLIEKEGKINSRANEGVATFNSTFSQMYFTRCEYVEGLNKECQIFISASKGKSYATPKWLNIGLDTTITVGHPTLSNDELMIIFASDREGGLGGKDLWMATREKAEDDFDRPVNLGPKINTSGDEMFPFLRSDTVLYFASNRLMGMGGLDIFKSSYKDDEWSTPENLKSPINSNSDDFGMVFRPDQESGFFSSNRKGGRGGDDIYAFEVPPVIFKISGVVKDELSLLYIEGVKVKMVGTDGSSVEAKTDPKGFYNFSETQIKQNTTYEIFVSKEGYFNTSGKITTVGLEGSKDFTQDFMLQHIPSEPIILPEIRYDLAKWDLKPQYQDSLQGLIKTLDLNPTIVIELAAHTDTRNTYEYNDVLSQKRAESVVNYLIERGIDPDRLVARGYGERVPRLLVKDITVNGYTFKAGTILTETYIDSLPTVDEREAAHSLNRRTEFRVLRNDFIPKTTIEEIAPTAKVDVVVNPQEDVVKYHAGTGEAIIASCIINGYSMDFTYIPSTKGLNVSLTFALKMLKDGNITKNDFEGDVTKILAGGTIVDRAAFYIKEIRIGNKTVNDLAATVIYNQETPLLFGENTLKMFGKFKIDKEKSEIVFE; encoded by the coding sequence TTGATTATAGGCATGGTGGTGCCATCAGAAGCCTTTGCGCAAAAGAAGCGCACACAGATAGCCGACCAGGCCTTCACCGACCAGCATTACTTTACCGCCCTTGACCGGTATAAAAAAGCATTCTCCAAAGTCAAGAAAGATAAATCAGAAAAAAGCCGTATCGCCTTTCAGATTGCCGAATGTTACCGGTTCATCAACGACAGCAAGAAAGCTGAAGCAGCCTATCAGCGTGCCATCCGGTTGAAATACCAGCGTAAGGAGCCCTTGACGTATCTCTATCTGGCGGATGCTATGAAAGCCAATGGTAAATATGAAGATGCCATTGTGGAATATAATAACTATACTGAAAAAGTTCCGGAAGATCCCAGGGGGCAGCAGGGCGCTACATCCTGCCGTCTGGCCATGTCATGGGATACCATTCCATCCAAATACAAAGTGGAACCGATACCTAAGATCAATACAAAAGCCGACGATTTTTCGCCCTGTTTTGCTGATAAATTCTACTCGTCGATTATTTTCACTTCAACGCGTGATGGCTCTACGGGTAAAGAATTTGATGAATGGACCGGCCAGAAATTCAGTGATCTCTGGTATACCAAAGTGGATAAAAAGAACACATGGAGTGCACCTGTACTGATCGAAAAAGAAGGGAAAATCAACAGCAGGGCCAATGAAGGAGTGGCGACATTCAACAGCACCTTCTCACAGATGTATTTTACGCGCTGCGAGTATGTTGAAGGGTTAAATAAGGAGTGCCAGATATTTATCTCAGCCAGCAAAGGAAAGTCATACGCAACTCCAAAATGGCTGAATATCGGACTGGACACAACCATCACTGTAGGCCATCCAACCCTGAGTAACGATGAACTCATGATCATCTTTGCATCGGACCGTGAGGGTGGACTTGGTGGCAAAGACCTGTGGATGGCAACGCGTGAAAAAGCGGAAGATGACTTTGACAGGCCGGTGAACCTGGGGCCGAAAATAAACACATCAGGTGATGAGATGTTCCCCTTTCTGCGGAGTGATACGGTACTCTATTTCGCTTCCAACAGGCTGATGGGCATGGGCGGCCTGGATATTTTCAAATCCTCGTATAAGGATGATGAATGGAGCACTCCCGAGAATCTGAAATCCCCTATCAACTCAAATTCTGATGACTTCGGCATGGTTTTCAGACCTGATCAGGAAAGCGGCTTTTTTTCATCCAACAGAAAAGGTGGCCGCGGTGGCGACGATATCTATGCTTTTGAGGTACCCCCTGTCATTTTCAAAATCTCCGGTGTCGTCAAAGATGAACTTAGCCTGCTGTATATTGAAGGAGTAAAAGTTAAAATGGTCGGCACAGATGGCAGCTCGGTAGAGGCCAAAACCGACCCGAAAGGATTTTACAACTTCAGTGAAACACAAATTAAACAAAATACCACTTATGAGATTTTCGTCTCGAAGGAGGGATATTTTAATACCAGCGGAAAAATAACCACTGTGGGACTGGAAGGCAGCAAAGACTTTACACAGGATTTTATGTTACAGCATATACCCTCCGAACCCATTATTCTTCCCGAGATCCGGTATGACTTAGCCAAATGGGATTTAAAGCCGCAATACCAGGATTCACTTCAGGGCCTTATCAAAACACTCGACCTGAATCCGACTATTGTCATTGAGCTGGCTGCACACACGGATACACGTAACACATACGAATACAATGATGTCCTCTCGCAAAAGAGGGCTGAATCGGTTGTCAATTACTTGATTGAACGTGGTATTGACCCTGACCGGCTCGTTGCCAGAGGTTATGGTGAGCGTGTACCACGGTTACTGGTAAAGGATATTACTGTTAATGGATACACATTCAAAGCAGGAACAATCCTGACTGAAACCTATATCGATTCGCTTCCCACTGTAGATGAAAGAGAAGCAGCCCACTCACTGAACAGGCGCACAGAATTCCGCGTGCTTAGAAATGATTTTATTCCCAAAACAACAATCGAGGAGATCGCACCGACAGCCAAAGTGGATGTGGTGGTCAATCCCCAGGAGGATGTCGTCAAGTATCATGCCGGCACGGGGGAAGCCATCATCGCATCATGCATCATCAATGGGTACTCAATGGATTTCACTTATATCCCATCGACGAAAGGATTAAATGTATCACTCACCTTCGCATTGAAAATGCTGAAAGATGGCAATATCACAAAGAATGATTTTGAGGGTGATGTCACAAAAATCCTTGCCGGAGGTACCATCGTCGACAGAGCTGCCTTCTATATCAAGGAGATTCGCATAGGTAACAAAACTGTCAATGATCTTGCTGCTACAGTCATCTATAATCAGGAGACACCTCTATTATTTGGCGAGAACACACTTAAAATGTTCGGCAAATTTAAAATTGACAAAGAAAAATCGGAGATTGTTTTTGAATAA